In Maylandia zebra isolate NMK-2024a linkage group LG9, Mzebra_GT3a, whole genome shotgun sequence, the genomic stretch AATTAAAGCAGTAtaggatcatcttgacagagaacagaacagaagGCAGAGGACATCCAAGAACCATTCCTGAAGACTCATTACAATTGTACATAATCTGTTTagccttatatactgtatttgcaTGTGCATATACACACTTGATATTTCATTGAATGCTATGATTTTATGTTGCTTTAAactagtgctgtcaaaattatcGCGTTAATTGTTAAGATCAACGCGAAAtgtttaatgcattaaaaaaatttaacgctgattttgttttttattaatttcctgTAATCTAAGACCTTTAAATTCATGAGCACCTCTGGAGGAGGGGGCAACAGTGTGCTATGCTGGCGTTTGGCCTGACAGAAatgattagaagaagaagaagtgacacCATGCTACTATCTAGCTAACACTAGCTAACACACGCAAGCATGGACGAGGGCGGACTTTTGGGTGGAAAGTTTCTCTTTAAGAAGTTGCCTGATGGCTTGTTGGACAAAACGAGagtaagatgcacaatttgCAACGCTGAATTCAAGTACCACAGAAGCAGTTCATCACTGGCGTATCACCTGAGAGCAAAACACCCAACTGAATCCACCTCTACGGGACCTCACCAGTCTACGCTTCAGGAGTATGGTGCTTGTGGACgaataacaaaaaatgtgagagaaaaggTAACCAATTCCTTGGTTGTTTGGATAGCTAAAAACTGCCGACCAGTTAGCATAGTAGAAGATGATGGACTGAGAGAAGTCATTCGTGCTGCATCAGGAGATGAGTGTTACAATCTGCCCTCGAGAGGAACCATTGTGTCGAGACTGCACACTTTGTATGGGGACCAGAGGGCTCAGCAGTCCAGCAAGCTTGTGCAAGTAAGGAATGTCGCTCTCACCGGAGACCACTGGACTTCGGTGAACAACGataattacttaaaatataaaaaataaaaaaatgtaattggagccaggctattaataaagtaattgagattaatcgcaattaataacagaaaattgtgagattagttagttaattttttttaatctattgacaGCACTACTTTAAACAGTATTAACAGAGCAGGTTTTCCCTTTGGCTTGGGTATGAAATAATTTCACCTTGGCGGATAATTATCTCAGAATAGGAAAATAACAGCACTCAGTTTTTCTTCAGGGGTCTGGAGTCAGCATTTGATATAATCTTCTGTGTCCTGCTTCGTGTAGAGAATGTCCATTGATCTTCATCCAAAAAGACCACAATGAGCCATAAAAGCATTTCAGGGCAGTCGCCAAGAAGCACATACTCTAAAGTGGTTATGATGCACAAGGTCGTTAAATGCTGGACTTTCTCCAACTGTATGTCTGCACAAAGAATAAGCAAATCAATCTGAGACAGGCATGATTATAAGCAGAAATGCATCACGGGACTGTCTTCCTGTAGGATCTGAAGCATTGTAGTGGAAACAGAGGAGAACGCACAGTtaattttcatataaatatttattgcagaGGAGGTATCTTTTATGTACATGCTATCACAATATAACACAATATAAATCTACCAAATATTCCCATATATTGATGCTATAAGCTTGTCATAGAGCAATAGTTATAACAAGCACAATACAGTGGGTTAGAGACAGTATCACTCACTATACAACTTGTAACAGTCCATAAAAGAtcaattttttcttttctttatttttttttttgttctatcAAGGGCAGTGAAACATCGGTCCTACTAATTTCTTGAATTCATGCAGAAGCCACAAGAGCAAGATTTACGACGTTACAGCGTtgagtagtagtagtagtagcgaTAGTAGTAGTTGTATTTGCCTTTGTGTGACTTTGTTTGGTCACAAGAAATAGAAGTCAGGTTTAAATGAAAGCAGCTAACCAACAAAAATGCACCATGGTAGAGACGACCCAATTGGAGGACAAAGAAGCTACGGGACACGGCGTGGTACAAGAACAATGGTCTTGGATTTTCACACCCGAGTAAATGGCTGAGGTTCAAATACTCACAGACTCATTGATGAATTCCAGAGAGACGGACAGTAACAAACACTTGGTTATGTATCACACTGTTTAATACGCATACAGCTATGGACTGGCAGAACTGAGAATTCCTGCAGCAAGCACGCTATTGTAAATTAAAACAGTAGACTCAAAGTTACATAAAACAGTGACTTCATTTAGTGCTGGGATGTTGCACTGTCATTTTTTGGGGTTTAGTTTTAAAATCAACATAAATGACACCATAAAAATTCCTTCTGTTGTTAAAAATGCTAACATATTGCttgtttttggttctttttctttttgggatTAAATTCAACCAAAATCATGGAGCCTCTATTCGCTCCATTTCACtttgaaatatgaaaacaaacacatcttTCCATTTTGAAATAACTTTCCTACAGTGACAGTAAAAGAGGCAGCAGGTTATTCTTCTCCCGAGTTCAGTGAAAATGGCAGTGACTCCAAAGTTAGGTTTAAATAAAGAAGGGGCTTTTCAAATGTCGCTGTACTCATGCAATAAAATCCTGACTCAGATGATAGATGACGCTTAACATCTGGTTCATAAAGATCACAAGGATCCATCAAAGGATTGCAATCAATCAGTGCTCTCTGACACCTCCCACAGGCTGGAGGTGGAGGTAATTCTCAGAAAATGATATCAGTTGCTGGATTGTTTTCATTTGAGTTGTGCCAAAGAAATTTAGTAATTCAAGAAAACTCACCGATGGGTACTGGCCTGAATCATAGTCATTACCAACCCCTAATGGGTTCTGAGGAAATTGACATGAAGACAGACAATTACAATCAGTAATTCTCACAAGATACCACAATGCACTGTGGATGCTTTACTGACACACAACTGCAAATATAAACGCGGgtatttttttcactttgataGTTTATGGTGACTATTTAGACATTTTGATACAAAACACGGCACATCTCAAAACCTTTAAAAGATTTAGTCAGATTATTATTTGATAACTACCATGCTAAGTTTAATTATGAACTTATTAGGTTGATAAACAAATGGGGGTTCAGTCTGATTTGTATTTAAGTTGAAATGACGCCTAATATGGAGAtgcaaagaaaaactgcagcagTGCTTAACCTTTAAATATAAAAGGTCACACTATTGTCAGTATTTCACATCATTCAATGACAGTTCCTTTATCCAGTTAATAAAAACTTGGATTTTATTTTGGAAGTTATGGCCACTGTTTCTATCATTTAGATAGGATCATACTTGATGAACCTTCATTCATCCCTGTCTGTGTCCAGAGTTTCCTACATTGCAGATTTCAGACTTGATGCTTAATCTGCACTAGACCATAAACTTTGAAACActatataagtaaataaaagatggatgtgaacaacatgacatcactgatgAAGAGTTGAGTTTGGCATTTCGGCTGCTGTTGGGATTTCTTCTATTTTTTGGAGCCAGAAAGAACCACATGTGGAAGTGAGGATGAAGGTATAAGTCATCAACTTACCTTAACTAACCCAACCTGGTACTAGTGAGCAAAGTCCTGGAAATATTCTTCAGAGACTTTGGTTCATAGTGGCAtgatcacacagttgctgtagATCCATAATGTGAATCTCACCACTGGAAGGTGCGCTATTGGATTAAGGTTtggtggaggccatttgagtacagtgaacttaacgtaatgttcaagaaaccatttgagatgatttgaggttTGCGTTAGCCTACGGGGAGCAGCTATCGGACAATGGGTACGCTGTGATCATAAAAGGATCAGCAACAATACTGGggtaggctgtggcatttaaacggTGATGAATTTGTATTAGAGGCCTACATCCCCCAAGCTATTACAACACCACCAGCATCACCCTGAACCACTGATACAGAGTTGAACcatgcttttgtgttgttaactcCAGCTTCTAACTCTACCATGCAAATGTTGGAGCAGAAATTGAGGCTTCTTAGACCAGAGGGAatatttttccagtcttctattgTCCAGTTCTGGTGAGTCAATGTGAAATAGGCTCAGTTtcttgttcttagctgacagaaaTAGCATCTAGGACAGGCTTCTCCAGCTATAGGTCATTGGCTTCAAGGttaagagatgctcttctgcatacgttgcttgtaacaagtggttataagtatttttctttctttcctatCAATTCCAAGTAGTTTGGCCATTCTCCTCCGACTTCTCACATCAAAAACTGTCATTTTTGCCCAGAGAACTGCCATTCACCggatatttttctctgtttttggaccattctctgtaaactctagagTGGGAATGtgagaaaatataaacaaatcagcagtttctgaaatattcatcCCAGCTCATCTGACAACCACAATCATACTACGttcagtcacttaaatcacagaTTTTTCCCATTCTAAACTTCCCTATTAGCAGGTCTTTTTGACCATGACCATGTGACTGACTAAGTCAAGATTTGCGCTAATGAACAGTGAACAGTTGAgtgtaaacaaaaacataccAGCACTCACACTCATTACAACTGTTGTACAGACCTCTTGCATAGACTCTTAGTACATTGAAATGCATCATAATCTATAATATTTGTCAGATCACTCGCACACTGTAAAGTTGGGCATTTTCAATATTCTCAAGGGATTGACTGACTTAAACATAGTGGGCTCAAGTGCAGTGTAGCACACAAGTGTAGCTAACAAAGTCATCTATCGCTGCAAGATCCAGAAAAAGTAGCTATGTCTATGAAAAACGAGGTCCCAGAGGCACAGCAGCATTTCAGGCAGCTCATTTCTTTAACTAAAGGTTACTTTCTGTTGCTACAGCATGGATCTCCACATTTTCGATATTTATGCTAACTGCCCTTGCTGACATGACCCAAAAGCGATTAGTGTCTCCTTCATTTTCAAACAGGGTGTCTTTTGCTTTTAGGCCATTACATTAGACTATAATCTACAGATGCATAGCATgttaatttgtttaattttgatGGATGATTATCCAGACTAAGTAATAACTTCCAGACAGTTTTAGCTAAGCCAGAAGTCTCCTTAAAAACCTGTGGGACTATCTGGCAAATTTTAGTGGCCACAACTACTAGACAGAACCCAAGTTTTAATTACCCAGAATGCTTCTGTTATTGTGTAAGAGAAgttgctttccttttttttacgTTGAGGCAGTAGGATGGTAAACACAAAGGCAAGAACAGATCTTCTGCAAATTTTTCTGCATCTCATTTGTCCTTTAAATATTGCATCCTCAGGCACACACTTACTCACATTTGGTGCAAGACGAAGATCCAAGCTGGATTCATACACAAAGCTGGTGCAAATAACTTTTCCTTCACTACTTTTGACATATGTGAACATATCTGACACATTCATGTTAACGCTGCTCTCAAATATCACCCTTTAGCTTTTGAAACTATAAAACAGGGTCTCAAAAAAGTGAACTGAAAACAACATTATAGATTTGCCAACACATTAACTGTTTTAGTAGACAAACCGGTAGGCTTCATCTACTCTCGATACCTGGCTGTGCATGCTGTTTATATAATTCACCATCACAAAATGCTGAAGAAGAAGACACTCGCTTCTCTTCAGACTGATACAAGACAATGCTAGTTAGATAGGCACATACAGTACATCTCCGCAGACTTGGAAGCATTTTAATCTGCTGAGAACTACAATTAAATAGatctaaacaaaaaacaaacaaacaaaacatgtctGAGTTTGGTCAGTGTGTTATATCGTGTGTGATATCATGCCATGTGGTTGAAAATAAGAAGACAAAATGTACAAGTTGGACATAACCTGTCCTCAGTTCTTAATTTGTGAAATTGGCTAAAGTGCTATAGACTGATTTCTTTCCTACGCCAAGGACAAAAACTAATAAATTAACTTTAGAGCTTTGAGACCTGCATCCCTCTTTGCAACTGTTCACTTGTTCTTTGGCTTTCACTTTCCCTGTTATGCAATTCAACCTTAATTTTATACTTTCTTGTTTATACACATCAATATTTGTCTCTACAGTCTCGTCCAAGAACTAatcatagcaaaaaaaaaagtaagaacagCTGACATGGTGAACATGGATGTTTAACATTGCTTATGAAGTGAAAAGACTGAATTAAAAGTTGCATAATTAGTCTACAATTTCTCTTCAGGAGTGCCCTGTAATAATCTGGAATGCTCatcatgacttttttttttttgtagatttcacttttttccaaaatagataaaacaggaacaaaacCTTGGAAAGGAAGGCAACTTGTGGATCAACTTTGCTTCCAAGTCACCGTACTAATAGTAAAAGGTGATATTTAACGAtttcaaagtggaaaaaaagtatacatcaataattataatatatcaGTGGTCCATTAAGGTTGAGTGTCATGCTTTCTTGCTCGACGTACTATCCTCAAAGTCCCAGGGACAAACATCTGCCTTTTTAGCAGCACCTACAGGCCCCCCTTTAGGAGTTGGTTTGCTCTGTTTCACTGCAGAAGAACTTTTGTCTGTATCCGTTTTTTCCTCAAAATCCCACGGACAGACTTCCGcctgcttttctttggctgctcCAACATTAgcgcttttccttttttctaccAGCAGCATTTCCTGGTGACTCTCTACATCCCACGGGCAGACCTCGGCCATTTTTTGCTGGCCGACATGTTTCTCTGAAGATTTACTCTTGTCCTTCACCTTTGTTCTGCTTTTCTCATCATCAGTGTCTTTTGATTTTTCTTGGTCAACTGTTCTTGTGAAAGGGGGCCCTTTCTTTTTAGAAGGGGACTCCTTGGTTTTGGGTGCTTGTGAGGGGCTGGGTATCCTCTCTGAATTTGGAGCAGCTGCACTGTTGTCGAATTCCCATGGACAGACGTCGACTTTTGATATTAGTGGCTGGAGTGATCCTTTAGGTGGATCTCTCACATCCATTGGAGAGGTTCCCTTTTTCTGCTTTGTCACGTCTGGTGAGTGAGCTGACTCTGTTGGTTTTTTCAGCTCTTCGAAGTCCCAGGGACAAACATCTGCCCGATGTGTTCTGGAGCTTTCAACTGAAGAGGGAGGCTGCTGGGCTTTAGACTGAGACATCGATTGCTTCGATGGTTCCGCTTGACTGGCTTGAATCTCACCTCTGTCTTCCCATGGGCACACCTCTGCTCGAATAGCCGATGACCTCTGAATCTCCTTTGGGTGCCTGCCACTGGATGGAGAATGATCAGAACCTTTCTGCTTCTGAGACTTGGCTCCTTTCGTGCTACCTCCATGAACAGTTGTGGTTTCCTTTGGTGCAATAGATACATGCTTTTGAACCTTATTTTCAGATGGAGTTGGGAGATCTTCCACCTCCCAGGGGCATACTTCTGAGAGATCATAGAGGTCTTTTCCCTTAATGGGGTCGGAGCAGATTGTCGGTTGGCTGCCACTAACTGGCTGTTTCATGATTATGCCTTTTGTGGTGCTTTGTTTGTACTCGACTGACTGGCTGATAATCATCTTGGGTTGGCATTCATTTTCTGGCTCTACATTTGCCTTTGTGTCTTTGCTCTTTGGCTGACTCTTCTTATTGCTTTCCTCTGTACCCTGGGTCTTTCCAGTCAAGCCCAAAGTCTTCTCTTTGGCACTAGCAATGACACTGAGGGACTTCTGCAGCATGGAGGCTCTAGGATGAATTGGTTTCTTGTCTGCAGAGAGATTATGGGCGCTTGCTGACTTGCATACCAAGGGAACTGATTCTGTAGATTCACTGGGGGCGTTTATGTTCTCACTGGATGtcttcttgaccagcttcttGCCCATAAGTGTATCCAGGAGGGACCCTTCAGCTGTGTTCTCATCAATCTTATCATTTACAGTGCTGCTGGAGTCCTCATTCTGGTCCCGGACGTGATCATAGCTACTGTGTGACTTCTTCAGGGAGAACACCTTGTTTTTCAGTGTCTCTTCCTTCGCTGGTTTTGCTGGGTGAGTCGTATCCAAGGGGGTTTTCTTCAGCATGGAGATGCTGTTACGATTGCTGCCATGCTCTCCCGCCTCCTTCTCTTCACGGCTGCACTGGCGATGCACGGACTCGGGAATCTCTGTGATGCGCCTCATCAGCGAGCGACCTAACCCTTTCTTAGAGCTTCGCTTTTTCTGGAGATGAGGGTTGTTTGCTAGCATCTTCTTCCTTTTGTAAATCTCCAACTGGGAGTACAGTTTCTTCAGCTCTTCCTACACATCAATGATAAGACAGATACAAAGTTataagtctttttttaaagacattaacCTGgctaaataaagaaaacaaacaaacaaaggtcGCGCTCAAACACTGCTACAGAAAAGCACACAATCTGCTGCACAGAAAGCATGCAGTACTACCTAATGACACGTGACtacaaacagtttttaaataatgCATTACAGAGTATCACATgctgaaaaaaagcaaagacgGGACAGTTTAGGACAGCATCAAATAAGAAAACGGAGTGTCTTTTAGTGTTAGGTCTGAAACAGCCTCTAAGCTCAGATCCTGAATCAGTTGGATTTCAATCTGCATTTCCCTCCGTGACAGTGAATGCTCTCAAACACCTGGATGTCACCATAAAACCCCCTCTTCTACATTATAGGCTTAAGGTACCCAAATATTTTGGTAGAGagacttcttcagctctaaCAGACAAACAGATATCTCTGCTCACGTTGGCACGTTTTTCCCAAAGGCTGTCGCAAGACCTTATGCCACAGCCATTAATAGAATTGAGATGGCCCATTTCGTCTGGTGTCTGCAATAAAAAACTGCCATGGCTCAGTATTTTTGGAGGATTCAAAAGGTGCACAATGGAAATGTAAAAGTTGGTGGAAACACCCCTCACCCTGATGTCCTCAGGGTCCAGGCTGTGCTCGCTCCATGCTGACGTTATGCTGCTGTTGAGGTACGATCCAGAGCGACCCATGTCCAACTCGTCCTCATAGGCCTCAGACGCGATATCATCTCTCATGTGGGTGCCAGCAAACAGGAACTGATGGAGGGCGGTAAAATTGGTCAACACTGATTGTTTCCATTACATTTCTTAAGCAAGGAAAAGCAAACAATGCAGAAATCACAATATACATATATAGCTTACTTACTTAACCTAACATTATTTAAGAAGATGGAAACAGTTCTTTAGTGCATTACTATGTATTTACGTGTCTATATAGCAAATATAAAACATTATATTTTACTGATGAAAATAAAGACCACCATGAAagataattaataaaataaaaagtaagaataaaaacaacaataataacaatatctTGAATTGGAAATGCCTAAATCCTGGACAGCATCGAATACCAAAGGAGCTAAATTACAAGTAAAGCAGCATGTAAGCACAGGCTACATATGAAAGGTGAAGCCAATGGAGAAGTGCTTTAAATCTGGGCCAGTTGGGGCAAGTTGAATGGCCAAGTTAAGGCAATTTACTCATATACAGTAGAACATTTAAATGAAACTTAAGTGCTGCAcagattcttcttcttctttccttccCTTAGGGGTGTCCACAGGGAATTGTGGACCCTATTTCTAGTGTCCTCCTCTATCACATCACCCCTCTGCATTTCCTGACTGCCAGATCCATGTTCACCATCCAATAATCCACTATTTCTCCTCTGCACAAacctctaactttgtctccaaactgctcaacttGAGCAGTCTGTCTGATGTAGTCATTTCTAATTATGTCCCAATGAAAGTCTCAACAtctccagctctgcctcctgtttttgtcagtgccaaTGTCAATGCCATGAAACATACATCATAGCATTCTCACGACTGTTTTGTAAACCTTCCCTGTCACTCTTGCTGCTGCTATCCCTCAGACATAAATCACCCCCAACACTTTTTGGAGCTTAAACTTGAATTAATAAGAACTTTAAGGCTAACTGACCTAGGGAGCATGACATCTAAAACTGGAAATAAGCCCAACAGATACTCAGAGTGCTTACTGCTGATTTGTTCTATGAGTACACACTATTTTAGGCCCCAGTCACATAAGTCAAGAGACCAGTCAGCGACTCCATAGCAACCTTTGGAAAAATGCATATACCCCAGCTGGTTGCCGAGTGgttgctgcaccaaaaaccttgCGATTTCATTGGTCGCTAGCAGTTTGCCAAAATTGACCACAGTTTGCATGCAAGACACTGACTCATCTATGGCAATCTGTTAGCGACCAACGCAATCACAAGCAGGTTTTTATTACAACACAtagtaaaaagtaaaataaccTCCAGTAACTACTCACTACCTGGTTGGTGAATATACTTTTTCACCCTAGCGACTTTTTTAGGGCAACCTCATAGACTAAATCTATACAAGTTGCTACACTGTGAGCATGGAGGGGTGCTTGTGATTCAGAGCTTCTGAAACTGAGGTCTCACAGTGATGGTTCACAAACTACaattattattgtagggtctttactttgcaatataaagcgtcatgaggcgactgttgttgggatttgacgttatataaataaacttaaatTCAATTAGATACTACACCCATCTTTTccatacatttgtgaatgtattgcATACATTGAAATGGTTACCTTAGGAATGAGTAGAAGACCCAGGGTGACAGTGACAGTTAGGTGAGTGTGGGTGAAGAACAGGAGCAGCATCCAGTCTGGATGCAGCTCAGGAGCGAGAGTGaacctgtaaaaataaagacagacaTCCAGATGTGAAGCTGATGTTAGTCAATTTCATTGACTGCCGATAGGATTTCAGTTTCTTATATTCTGATATCTATAAAGCTGTTCAGCATCACTATTCAACCTGCTAAATCTCACCACATAAACCAGGAAAGTATTTGGACACAAAGACACGTCTTTATTATAGTTCATCAACTTTAAAGTGTTCATTCACTAACTGAAGTGAAACCTGCATCAAAGCTCTTGGATACAGATGGATGTGGGAGAGAAAGCTACCACCAGTGCAGCAGATTTAGCAGCAGTGTCTGTCTAGTCGTCAAATGCACTCCTGCAGTGTTCTACTTGGGTGATCCTCGTGCCAGCAAGGACACAATATTTTCCTCATCCGCTCAATTGGATTCACAATAAAAAGGAGTGACCTTCATCTGGTCAAAAGATTCAGTCTATGTGTACATCAGACGGGAACACACTAGGC encodes the following:
- the gpr158a gene encoding G protein-coupled receptor 158a isoform X1; amino-acid sequence: MAVFRLSLLLQVGFVIGSNHKYAEWSGHGEDNGAREAIHGAQTHRWQLAHLRAPHHAAGETAELPQKTDELLPRVVTAFLHTGDSTTLKHANCSRKYELTSLRGRSHATPHYSMSSVLDTVLHATNFLNMILQANRSREHNLRRDIEWYHALVRSILEGDAKIHRAVVTFSGDSSFPGPSVLLQATRAGGEIVLQDLSSMAHRHLHNRTAETEWYHEIKDRKNPNFHKRALSQDFRSVDNSVKRGESFIPDKTHVRWSAPYLECENGNFVPRWLLTLSAAFYGLKSNLAPEFRGVVRVDINLQDVDIDQCSTDGWFAGTHRCNLTTMECLPIRGHGFVLDKYKCHCRKGFYHPNRVAVNGFTRMGRKGKPADSSPNTEEGSSSDCLPCQQGCAYCKDDTPCVVQEDGALRMAVVSFQCLCMLIVFISMVLIYHFRRNKSIRASGLVLLEAILCGALLLYFPVGILYFQPSVFRCILLRWVRLLGFATVYGMLTLKLYRVLKVFLSRTAQRIPYMTSWRVLRLLGIILLIVCWFLVAWTSAVCQNPDRKLALIEVGYTPNGLQFSMCLLDRWDYMMAVAEFLFLLWAVYLCYAVRTVPSAFHEPRYMAIAVHNELVLSAIFYIIRFTLAPELHPDWMLLLFFTHTHLTVTVTLGLLLIPKFLFAGTHMRDDIASEAYEDELDMGRSGSYLNSSITSAWSEHSLDPEDIRTPDEMGHLNSINGCGIRSCDSLWEKRANEELKKLYSQLEIYKRKKMLANNPHLQKKRSSKKGLGRSLMRRITEIPESVHRQCSREEKEAGEHGSNRNSISMLKKTPLDTTHPAKPAKEETLKNKVFSLKKSHSSYDHVRDQNEDSSSTVNDKIDENTAEGSLLDTLMGKKLVKKTSSENINAPSESTESVPLVCKSASAHNLSADKKPIHPRASMLQKSLSVIASAKEKTLGLTGKTQGTEESNKKSQPKSKDTKANVEPENECQPKMIISQSVEYKQSTTKGIIMKQPVSGSQPTICSDPIKGKDLYDLSEVCPWEVEDLPTPSENKVQKHVSIAPKETTTVHGGSTKGAKSQKQKGSDHSPSSGRHPKEIQRSSAIRAEVCPWEDRGEIQASQAEPSKQSMSQSKAQQPPSSVESSRTHRADVCPWDFEELKKPTESAHSPDVTKQKKGTSPMDVRDPPKGSLQPLISKVDVCPWEFDNSAAAPNSERIPSPSQAPKTKESPSKKKGPPFTRTVDQEKSKDTDDEKSRTKVKDKSKSSEKHVGQQKMAEVCPWDVESHQEMLLVEKRKSANVGAAKEKQAEVCPWDFEEKTDTDKSSSAVKQSKPTPKGGPVGAAKKADVCPWDFEDSTSSKKA
- the gpr158a gene encoding G protein-coupled receptor 158a isoform X2; protein product: MAVFRLSLLLQVGFVIGSNHKYAEWSGHGEDNGAREAIHGAQTHRWQLAHLRAPHHAAGETAELPQKTDELLPRVVTAFLHTGDSTTLKHANCSRKYELTSLRGRSHATPHYSMSSVLDTVLHATNFLNMILQANRSREHNLRRDIEWYHALVRSILEGDAKIHRAVVTFSGDSSFPGPSVLLQATRAGGEIVLQDLSSMAHRHLHNRTAETEWYHEIKDRKNPNFHKRALSQDFRSVDNSVKRGESFIPDKTHVRWSAPYLECENGNFVPRWLLTLSAAFYGLKSNLAPEFRGVVRVDINLQDVDIDQCSTDGWFAGTHRCNLTTMECLPIRGHGFVLDKYKCHCRKGFYHPNRVAVNGFTRMGRKGKPADSSPNTEEGSSSDCLPCQQGCAYCKDDTPCVVQEDGALRMAVVSFQCLCMLIVFISMVLIYHFRRNKSIRASGLVLLEAILCGALLLYFPVGILYFQPSVFRCILLRWVRLLGFATVYGMLTLKLYRVLKVFLSRTAQRIPYMTSWRVLRLLGIILLIVCWFLVAWTSAVCQNPDRKLALIEVGYTPNGLQFSMCLLDRWDYMMAVAEFLFLLWAVYLCYAVRTVPSAFHEPRYMAIAVHNELVLSAIFYIIRFTLAPELHPDWMLLLFFTHTHLTVTVTLGLLLIPKFLFAGTHMRDDIASEAYEDELDMGRSGSYLNSSITSAWSEHSLDPEDIREELKKLYSQLEIYKRKKMLANNPHLQKKRSSKKGLGRSLMRRITEIPESVHRQCSREEKEAGEHGSNRNSISMLKKTPLDTTHPAKPAKEETLKNKVFSLKKSHSSYDHVRDQNEDSSSTVNDKIDENTAEGSLLDTLMGKKLVKKTSSENINAPSESTESVPLVCKSASAHNLSADKKPIHPRASMLQKSLSVIASAKEKTLGLTGKTQGTEESNKKSQPKSKDTKANVEPENECQPKMIISQSVEYKQSTTKGIIMKQPVSGSQPTICSDPIKGKDLYDLSEVCPWEVEDLPTPSENKVQKHVSIAPKETTTVHGGSTKGAKSQKQKGSDHSPSSGRHPKEIQRSSAIRAEVCPWEDRGEIQASQAEPSKQSMSQSKAQQPPSSVESSRTHRADVCPWDFEELKKPTESAHSPDVTKQKKGTSPMDVRDPPKGSLQPLISKVDVCPWEFDNSAAAPNSERIPSPSQAPKTKESPSKKKGPPFTRTVDQEKSKDTDDEKSRTKVKDKSKSSEKHVGQQKMAEVCPWDVESHQEMLLVEKRKSANVGAAKEKQAEVCPWDFEEKTDTDKSSSAVKQSKPTPKGGPVGAAKKADVCPWDFEDSTSSKKA